The genomic region tcttacagaacttacgataatatccatccattcccagaaaccttctaagagccttcttaccaatcagagatatgctcttcccaagtgtcactccctgtgactaagtcatcaatataggcatctgtgtgttctaaccctcgaatttcaaaattaatcattctctgggatgttcctggagcatttttctttccaaaaagcaaaacattgtattcatacaacctagCTGGTGTCGCAAAGGCAGAAATTTCTCTAtgtctgtccgtcaatggaacacaccaataccctgtcaacagatcaatctttgtaagaaattagctattccaactttatcgatgcaatcatctatcctagcgataggataggcatctgtttttgttacttcaTTTACCTTCCCATAATCTGTGCCCCTGAGACCTACTGAATCTGTTTCCACGCTTACAAcaattgctcagccaatttacattctctacgttcatgcgatatgggtgttgtttaatcggtttggcttgaccaatatctgcaTCATGTAATGAGACCGTGGTTTGCTTGCGAACATCGCAAaagaaatctttaaacttcagaattaattccttcagctgttgttgctttggctgcagatgagccaacttgtttTCAATATTTTCTGGAACAacggagttcattagcctaactgggaccacgtttggcttgtgaaaagtctcagacgagtcaattgtttcaagCTCAGtgttaccagattcatatgttttgacaacaacactcacagatggtgcctgattgTCAAaacaaggctttatcatatttatgtgtgccaggtgtgttagtttacgtaggttgtgtgttgtaataacataattcacatcattaaattgagagactatttcatacggtctattgaatttcacctgaagtggattcgtcaacataaggcaagcaccttatctcacacctggtattttctttcacaaccctgcttatcaaaccaacacttcattttgttttgagaaatctttaagttttgtcacGCTAGACCACAGaattggtgtagtttatttttaaaatttaaaacatagtctaacaagttaacatgtacatccccatcaatccaccgcTCCTTttacaaggtcaaaggtcacctCACTCTGCGTCCAAATACGagttcaaatggagtaaagcccaATGATTCCCGAACCGACtctcttactgcgaacaaaagcaaatgtattccttcatcctagtcgtttccattttcaacacagtatgtcttaatcattgttttgtggGTAGAgtgaaatctttctaaagccacttgtgattccggatggtatgtagacgatgtaatttgttttgctcccagttcataaactacctgctggaataacccagatgtaaaattacttccttgatcagactggatttcttgaggcaaatcaaaTAAAGTGAAAAAAAACTCAGTAAGAGCCTTCGACACAGTTttatctttaatatttctgagcagTATTGTCTCTGGGAATCTGGacgcagtacacataatagttagcagatactgatggccagctttagtctttggcaatgggccaacataattctctataactttagaaaagggttcacagaatgcaggtatagaccacagtggggccactggggtgacctgatgagGTTTAGCCAaaacttgacaagtgtgacaaatcccagcattaatttctggtttaccctggtcatccctgctactcttttcgaaactcttattcagggtaacCATACGCTTATGAGTTGaagcaaactgatctgctaatctagcagactcctgcatagtggcagcatcatttccatctaaatatgtctttatgtcatcagggacactcTTATTGAATTCTTCAGTTAAAACCAACTcgttcaagctgttaaaatcatcatttacatttttataCGTGCACCAGcgggcaatacacacaaattaCTCATAAGCAAATTTCATATAAGtctggttcacaggtttcttcaaatttctaaacttttgcctttatgcttctgggaccaactcataagctttgagcacagcctgcttCACTAGGTCATAATGTGTGGTGCGTGGCCAGCTGGTTAGGGTGTcgaactagtgatctgaaggtcatgttttcgagcctcagccgaggcagtgtgagtgtttttgagcaaagcactgaaccacacactgctcctgcacgtttatagcccagtggcgatgattggtgcagtataaaaaaaatcagctgcttcatcaactggcaAAGCAGTATAGGCATGCTAAGCCTTTCCCTTTATCACACTTTATGAGACaattttctgtctgtttttctgcctctctagcctcaaactgcctctgcctttctgcagcctccatctttaatttttctcacttgtactggagctcaagctcacgaggttcacttccaggaaacacctccaactcctccactttaaacacaccctcagatacataatgttcagctatcaccttctgcatctgtgccctcctcattgtcaatttcaccttaacaagttttaacctttcagcaatactcaacaactcaacccttctggcgtcctctaatgcctcagaggttggcgcttcctgacatcgatcaacatccattgctgcaaaTTTcccaaacagaaataaatcaaaagagTTTTCCCCAATGAAATTGATAATTAATCAATCCTCAAATTTGATCATAACCCAGATGCAGGAGAACCGTAACGCttcagaaacgaaccagcagcaacagactactactggagtctgtttttgatgtGAAAACCACAATGCTTATTAGTAtccacttataatatagtaacttaagcaagtTAAACGAaaattaacagtgttatgtgtatatatgtgtgtaaatttaactcccaaactattgagctcaggggaaacaaggcttggagtcctGAGattgtaaagtatgaaagttcagtttatCCACAAAATAGGTGAtgggagagatatttgtaatttaGGGTAAATGTCCAGGGAAGGCAGTTATGTCgaacagcaagggagatgaggctgagtacagagcTATGGTGGAAATCTTTGACACATGgtatgagcagaatcatctgcagcttaatgtgaaaaagactaaggagctggtggtggacctgaggagggctaaggcaccggtgacccctgtttccatccaaggcatcagtgtggacatggtggaggattaaaaatatctgcggatacgaattgacaataaactggactgttcAGAGAACACTCAGGCTGttaacaagaagggtcagagccatctctatttcctgaggagactgaggtcctttgacatctgccggacgatggtgagtatgttctacgaggctgtggtgaccagtgctatcatgtttgctgttgtgtgctgggaaagaaggttgagggtagcagacaccaacagaatcaacaaactcattcgtaagggcagtgatgttgtgggggtggaactggacactctgacagtgatgtcagaaaagagaatgctgtccaagttgcatgccatcttagacaatgactcccatccgctccataaagtactggttaggcacaggaatacattcagccagagactcattccaccgagatgtaacactgagcatcacaggaaggcattcctgcctgtggccatcaaacttttcaaatcttccctcggagtgtcagacaccctgagccaatatgctggtcctggacttatttccacttgcaaagattaacttattattatttaattattgatggtttcatattgctatatttctacactaccttggatggtgcggctgtaacgaaacccaattttcctcaggatcaataaagtacgtctgtctgtctgtctgttctgcaGGTTCCACAGTGTTAAAATGAgagaacagttgctgtagattttatccatcatctttacaaatctacatacgaattatcaccgaatGTGACTTGTCAtgaggggtatcatcttcaaatgaatgaccacatcacacacaggcaagggttaacacataagtggtctaaacaggatatcccaaatcagatccactcctatgggttaaatgaggtgacaaccacacattcgatgtacggcgaatggataattaacccacccttgtgggcataggaatgTTCTAAACAGTGACCTTTGGCCACTATTTCCCTGGTTtcaatcctttcatttttcatccgtctccgtctgactctgagtgtctgtgtcctcggttaaaacgaaacaagctgcgagcgatgtaaacaagctgcaagtcagacttcttaatttctctctcttaaaatgacagtccacagcaaacgaaacctagggattcataacaacggccaCTCCCCACTATGAATTGACGTgttccagtagttgggatgactgagtgaatcccttcccacactctgagcaggtgaacggcctctctccagtgtgaactcgctgataactcagtagggtggatagatcagtgaatctcttcccacagactgagcacgtgaacggcttctccccagtgtgaactcgatgatgtctctgtagattggataactgagtgaatctcttcccacattctgaacagttaaacggcttctccccagtgtgaattcgctgatgcttCCGTAGGGTGGAtgtatcagtgaatctcttcccacattctgagcaggtgaacggcttctccccagtgtgaactcgctgatgacaaaGTAGggcggatgaatcagtgaatctcttcccacattctgagcaggtgaacggcttctccccagtgtgaactcgctggtgtctctgtaggtgggatgactgagtgaatcccttcccacagactgagcaggtgaatggcttctccccagtgtgaactcgctgatgattccgtagggtggatgaatcagtgaatctcttcccacattctgagcagatgaacggcttctccccagtgtgaactcgctgatgactcagtagggtggatggatcagtgaatcgcttcccacagactgtgcagatgaacggcttctccccagtatgaactcgatgatgtctctgtagattggatgactgagtaaatcccttcccacagactgagcaggtgaacggcttctccccaatgtgaacttgctggtgtgccagtaggtgggatgaccgagtgaatcccttcccacactctgagcaggtgaacggcctctctccagtgtgaactcgctgatgcctcagtagggtggatagatcagtgaatctcttcccacagactgagcatgtgaaaggcttctccccagtgtgaactcgatgatgtctctgtagattgaataactgagtgaatctcttcccacattctaagcaggtaaacggcttctccccagtgtgaactcgctgatgcttccgtagggtggatgaatcagtgaatctcttcccacattctgagcaggtgaacggtttctccccagtgtgaaatcgctgatgCTTCTGTAGtgcggatgaatcagtgaatcttttcccacattctgagcaggtaaacggcttctccccagtgtgaactcgctggtgtctctgtaagtgggttgactgagtgaatcccttcccacagactgagcaggtgaacggcttttccccagtgtgaactcgctgatgactctgtagggtggatgaataagtgaatctcttcccacattctgagcaggtgaacggcttctccccagtgtgaactcgctgatgactctgtagggtggatgaataagtgaatctcttcccacattctgagcaggtgaacggcccctCCCCGGTgtaaactcgctgatgactctgtaggtgggatgactgagtgaatctcttcccacagactgagcagctgaatggcttctccccagtgtgaactcgctgatgtaccagtaaggtggatgacttagtgaatcccttcccacattctgcgcaggtgaaaggcctctctccagtgtgaactcgctggtgactctgtagggtggatggctgagtgaatcccttcccacagactgggcaggtgaatggcttctccccaatgtgaacacgctggtgagccattaggtcagatgacagagtgaatcctttcccagatgttcagcagatgaccagcctctgcccagtgtgaactgactggtgtgtccacaggtgggaagaccgactgaacgccttctcacacacagaacaggtgaatggccttgcccagtgtgaaattactgatgtaccttcaattgtgataaccgactgaatccattcccactgtctgaacgggtgaacagcctttctcctgtgtaaaatgacgggttgccagttggtcaaatgaccgaataaatccctccccacagttgagcaggaaggatggtcgattgaatcccttgctccttaaatatctagacagagacaacaaaactggtgtGCCGTGTTTGaacttcctggagacaaattccttcttgtttttaacctgtaaaaagatttacaaaatccatcaatgggtgtaggacaacatttcagatgagattacttcaGTTACCAAGGTTTGACCTGGTATcgcactgtttcagtgaggttctacccaagttggacagagaaatcatctcctgactgggcagagtgctggtatctggaatgaccatcaattctttgatgctcttcctgtttctataagaatggggcatttctgtcatctccaattTGTACCTTGGTGGAGttagactctctccattggtattattccctgttcctgctgagctgcatgggtgcctggccccacagtaacaaaACCAGTCTCATGCAATTAGTCTTTCTTGATGTGCATctaggattttcttttatgtattattaacgtaaagtgccacagttttaatgccATATTAAAAATTCCTGTTGAGGTGAGTGGTTGGTCCGCACAACTGTTAAAAagacagagtgaatttttgtaatatttcacattcttgtagaaaattacaacacagaaacaggccctttgggccatctagtctgtgctaaactatttaaactgcccactcccatacccctaccatccaggtacctacatgaacctctgaaatgttgaaattgagctcgcatgcaccacttgagctggctgctcattccacaccccgatgactgtctgtgtgaagaagtttcccctcatattccccttaacatttcacctttcacccttaacccatggcctctggttgtactcccaccccatctcagtggtaaaagccagcttgcatttacactatctatgcccctctatcacaatcaaatctcccctcaatctcctacagtccaaggaataaagtcctgacctgttcaatctttccttataacccaagtactccagacctggcaacatccttgtgaattttctctgaactctttcaaagtccttacatctttcctgtaggttggtgaccaaaactgtactcagtactccaaattaggcctcaccaatgttttctacaagtcaacataacattCATCTATTGTTGTCAGTACTTTTGTTCATGAAGGCCATTGGGCTAAAATCTTCCCTTCCAtctctatctaactgtgataccactttcagtgaattaaggactttcttctacaacaggtccctttcttctacaacactcctccgtgctcgaccagtcactgtgaaagacctccctcggtaggtcagaccaaagtgcaacaactcacacttgtctgcattaaattcctttttccatttctcaaaccattttgccagctggtccagatcgcactgcaagtttaaatgcttttttggcattgactagatgggacaaatagcctgtttctttactgaacttctccatgtttatatggcagagaagctggccaaacttgtttggaagggaaagggTAGGAGTGACAattgagcagcagtggctggagtttctggagcaaTTTGGGACCTGAGTGATTCCACAGAAGTGGAAGCATCAGAAAGACAGGAGGACAGAACTGTGGCTAAAATGAGAAGCCAGAGCCAACATAAAtgtcaaagagagggcaaacaaaagaacaaatattcggaagctttgagaaaccaaaagacaacaaaaaaattcagatgagctcagtgcgtgGAATTATGACTTGTAGTCATTAATGGGTCtcggtagcacccaacagtctgaggcatttagtgGAATAATATATACGAGGCTTCAATTTCTCttcaaaaccaaggttccctggaccagttacctttcaactttcattttggcaggcacatacaaactctgcatcctcaaaaattcacatctgaagacctcccacttacaggtactcctttgccaggaaacaacctgtcccaaaccacacttgtctgatcctttctgataccatcaaaattgacctttctccatttTAGAATCTCATcccgtggtccagacctctctttttccatatttactttgaatctcatggcattatgatcactaatttctgtcaccagccctgatcatttcctaacagcttattgcacacttctacatcaggaATTCTACGTATTGATTAAGGGCACATATGACAAACTCTACCTCATCTAGTCCTTTACAGTttaggagtcccagtcaatatgtggaaagttaaaatcacttactgaatCAACCTTTTTGTTTATTGgcatggtctgcaatctctctacaaatttgttcctctaaatccctgagACTGTTGGctgcaaccaagtcccaatattggttacaatatcataattccctacctgagctcatctggctttcctacgatgcttcttgcattgtgatatacacagctcagcacattcattgcACCAGGCTCAACCATCTAACTGCTGAATCTATCTATGATCTgaacatctgactggtgtcaaggaaacaaaccctccatcattgtcacaaaaacaaaggagctgattgtggacgacaggaagaatggagacaggataacccctgttgacatcaatggatctggggttaagaaggtgaacagctttaagttcctcggcataaacatcacaaagCACCTTACATTGTCTGTGcataccggctgtgttgtgaaaagagcacagcagtaCCTCTGTCACCACAGATAGTTGAAGAAGTTGGAGATGGGGACCAAAATTctgaggactttctacagggaaacaattgagagcaccctgactggctgcatctctgcctgatatgggaactgtactttccttAATTGCAGGAAACCTCAGAGAGtgttgcggacagcccagcacatccgtagtggtgaactttccactattcagtacatttacacagacaggtgtataaaaagggcccaaaggaaatcagggaccaaattcaccaaaaccacaatctgttcctgctgccaccatccaggaaatggtaccacagcaaaaggagcaacaggctccgggacatcagactgattaattcatgctgatacaattgcatttcgatgttatattgactgtcctgtgtaCAAACGATCTAtcataaattaccataaattgcacattgcacat from Hypanus sabinus isolate sHypSab1 unplaced genomic scaffold, sHypSab1.hap1 scaffold_443, whole genome shotgun sequence harbors:
- the LOC132388960 gene encoding gastrula zinc finger protein XlCGF26.1-like, which produces MAHQRVHIGEKPFTCPVCGKGFTQPSTLQSHQRVHTGERPFTCAECGKGFTKSSTLLVHQRVHTGEKPFSCSVCGKRFTQSSHLQSHQRVYTGEGPFTCSECGKRFTYSSTLQSHQRVHTGEKPFTCSECGKRFTYSSTLQSHQRVHTGEKPFTCSVCGKGFTQSTHLQRHQRVHTGEKPFTCSECGKRFTDSSALQKHQRFHTGEKPFTCSECGKRFTDSSTLRKHQRVHTGEKPFTCLECGKRFTQLFNLQRHHRVHTGEKPFTCSVCGKRFTDLSTLLRHQRVHTGERPFTCSECGKGFTRSSHLLAHQQVHIGEKPFTCSVCGKGFTQSSNLQRHHRVHTGEKPFICTVCGKRFTDPSTLLSHQRVHTGEKPFICSECGKRFTDSSTLRNHQRVHTGEKPFTCSVCGKGFTQSSHLQRHQRVHTGEKPFTCSECGKRFTDSSALLCHQRVHTGEKPFTCSECGKRFTDTSTLRKHQRIHTGEKPFNCSECGKRFTQLSNLQRHHRVHTGEKPFTCSVCGKRFTDLSTLLSYQRVHTGERPFTCSECGKGFTQSSQLLEHVNS